Proteins encoded in a region of the Methylobacterium radiotolerans JCM 2831 genome:
- a CDS encoding DMT family transporter, which yields MTAPAGIPSRPTPRSAATIAGVGAIALWSLLALFTAASGAMPPFQLAATTFLIGAVCGCVAWIARPARARALIQPWPVWILGVGGLFGYHALYFSALRLAPPAEAGLISYLWPLLIVLFSARLPEAGGLRPGHLIGALLGLAGIAVLFAGRGDLGFAAGALPGYAVALAAAFVWAGYSVLSARVGQVPTDAVAGFCLVTAALSLACHLAFETTIWPADAAQWGAVLLLGLGPVGAAFYLWDIGCKHGDVRLLGVIAYAAPVLSTLILVVTGYASPGPGLALACLLIVAGALTAVRASRASPKPV from the coding sequence ATGACCGCGCCTGCAGGAATCCCGTCCCGACCGACGCCCCGTTCCGCCGCGACGATCGCGGGCGTCGGCGCGATCGCGCTTTGGTCGCTGCTCGCCCTCTTCACCGCCGCCTCGGGCGCGATGCCGCCCTTCCAGCTCGCCGCCACGACCTTCCTGATCGGCGCGGTCTGCGGATGCGTTGCCTGGATCGCCCGGCCCGCCCGCGCCCGCGCGCTGATCCAGCCCTGGCCGGTCTGGATCCTCGGGGTCGGCGGCCTGTTCGGCTACCACGCCCTCTATTTCAGCGCCCTGCGCCTCGCGCCACCGGCCGAGGCCGGGCTGATCAGCTACCTGTGGCCCCTGCTCATCGTCCTGTTCTCGGCGCGCCTGCCCGAGGCCGGCGGGCTGCGCCCGGGTCATCTGATCGGTGCGCTCCTCGGCCTCGCCGGGATCGCGGTGCTGTTCGCCGGCCGGGGCGATCTCGGCTTCGCCGCGGGAGCCCTGCCGGGCTACGCCGTCGCCCTGGCGGCGGCGTTCGTCTGGGCCGGTTACTCGGTCCTTTCGGCCCGCGTCGGGCAGGTCCCGACCGACGCCGTCGCGGGCTTCTGCCTAGTCACCGCGGCGCTGAGCCTCGCCTGCCACCTGGCTTTCGAGACGACGATCTGGCCCGCCGACGCCGCGCAGTGGGGCGCCGTGCTGCTGCTCGGACTGGGGCCGGTCGGCGCCGCCTTCTACCTCTGGGATATCGGCTGCAAGCACGGCGACGTCCGGCTGCTCGGCGTCATCGCCTACGCCGCGCCGGTCCTCTCGACGCTGATCCTGGTGGTGACCGGCTATGCCAGCCCCGGACCGGGCCTCGCGCTCGCCTGCCTGCTGATCGTGGCCGGCGCGCTGACGGCGGTGCGCGCCTCGCGGGCGTCGCCGAAGCCGGTCTAG
- a CDS encoding cupin domain-containing protein, whose translation MTAAEVIATLGLKPHPEGGHYRETFRDPRTVDGRSVGTAIYFLLDLGEVSAWHRVDAAEIWHWHAGAPLVITTSPNGHDAAAQHLGPDLAAGQRPQCVVPAGHWQTATSLGAWTLVGCTVSPGFDFAGFEMAPPDWRPTPRG comes from the coding sequence ATGACGGCAGCCGAGGTGATCGCGACCCTGGGGTTGAAGCCCCATCCCGAGGGCGGCCATTATCGCGAGACGTTCCGCGATCCCCGCACCGTCGACGGGCGCTCGGTCGGCACAGCGATCTACTTCCTGCTCGATCTCGGCGAGGTCTCCGCGTGGCACCGGGTCGACGCCGCGGAGATCTGGCACTGGCATGCCGGCGCGCCGCTCGTGATCACCACCAGCCCGAACGGTCACGACGCGGCGGCGCAGCATCTCGGGCCGGACCTCGCCGCCGGGCAGCGCCCGCAATGCGTCGTGCCGGCCGGCCACTGGCAGACCGCCACCAGCCTGGGCGCCTGGACCCTCGTCGGCTGCACGGTCTCGCCGGGGTTCGACTTCGCCGGCTTCGAGATGGCGCCGCCCGACTGGCGGCCGACGCCGCGGGGCTAG
- a CDS encoding ribonuclease D — MPSPTVRLHRGDLPASYDAGRAVAIDTETLGLNPHRDRLCVVQLSTGDGTADVVQIPQAGPEPVVLKRVLADPGILKIFHFARFDVAVLYRALGVMPSPVYCTKIASKLARTYTDRHGLKDVVRELVGVDLSKQQQSSDWGAETLSQAQLDYAASDVLHLHAARERLDAMLAREGRTDLAAACFGFLPTRARLDLDGWPETDIFAHT; from the coding sequence ATGCCGAGCCCGACCGTCCGTCTTCACCGCGGCGACCTGCCCGCCAGCTACGACGCGGGCCGGGCGGTGGCCATCGACACCGAGACGCTCGGGCTCAACCCGCATCGGGACCGCCTCTGCGTGGTGCAGCTCTCCACCGGCGACGGCACCGCCGACGTGGTCCAGATCCCGCAAGCCGGGCCGGAGCCGGTCGTGCTCAAACGGGTCCTGGCCGATCCCGGCATCCTGAAGATCTTCCACTTCGCGCGGTTCGACGTGGCGGTCCTGTACAGGGCCCTCGGCGTGATGCCGAGCCCGGTCTACTGCACCAAGATCGCCTCGAAGCTCGCGCGCACCTACACGGACCGCCACGGGCTGAAGGACGTGGTCCGCGAGCTGGTCGGCGTCGACCTGTCGAAGCAGCAGCAATCCTCGGACTGGGGCGCCGAGACCCTGTCGCAGGCCCAGCTCGACTACGCGGCCTCGGATGTCCTCCACCTCCACGCGGCCCGGGAGCGGCTCGACGCCATGCTGGCCCGGGAAGGCCGCACCGATCTCGCGGCCGCCTGTTTCGGCTTCCTGCCGACGCGGGCGCGCCTCGACCTCGACGGCTGGCCCGAGACTGACATCTTCGCGCACACCTGA
- a CDS encoding VOC family protein, producing the protein MLTLDHLVVVAPDLAEGVAHVVNCLGLAMPEGGRHREMGTRNHLLRLGDALFLEVIAVDPEAPPPSGARWFGLGDAARVRADWDAGRRLRGFVARADDLDGVLAAHGALLGAAATMTRGDLSWRFAVPPGGAWPADGAAPCAMDWGPRGNPATTMPDLGADLEALVLTHPDPDAVAGLHAALGLADPPRVVAGPGPRWTARITTPSGPRSLT; encoded by the coding sequence ATGCTCACCCTCGACCACCTCGTCGTCGTCGCGCCCGATCTCGCGGAGGGCGTGGCGCATGTCGTGAACTGCCTCGGCCTCGCCATGCCGGAGGGCGGCCGCCACCGCGAGATGGGCACGCGCAATCACCTCCTGCGCCTCGGCGACGCCCTGTTCCTGGAGGTGATCGCCGTCGATCCCGAGGCGCCGCCGCCGTCGGGCGCCCGCTGGTTCGGCCTCGGCGACGCCGCGCGGGTGCGGGCGGACTGGGACGCGGGCCGGCGGCTGCGCGGCTTCGTCGCCCGCGCGGACGATCTCGACGGCGTTCTCGCCGCCCACGGCGCGCTCCTCGGCGCGGCGGCGACGATGACCCGCGGCGACCTGTCCTGGCGCTTCGCGGTCCCTCCAGGCGGGGCGTGGCCGGCGGACGGCGCCGCGCCCTGCGCGATGGATTGGGGGCCGCGCGGCAACCCCGCCACGACGATGCCGGATCTCGGCGCCGATCTGGAGGCGCTCGTCCTGACGCACCCGGATCCCGACGCCGTCGCGGGGCTTCACGCCGCGCTCGGCCTCGCCGACCCGCCGCGGGTCGTGGCGGGCCCGGGCCCGCGCTGGACCGCCCGGATCACGACGCCGTCGGGCCCGCGGAGCCTGACCTGA
- the glnA gene encoding type I glutamate--ammonia ligase, with amino-acid sequence MTTAAEVLKTIRDNDVRYVDFRFTDPRGKWQHVTFDVSLIDEEIFDEGTMFDGSSIAGWKAINESDMLLMPDPVTATLDPFFSAATMSIVCDVLEPATGEPYGRDPRGTAKRAEAYLQQTGIGDTIYVGPEAEFFVFDDVKFGADPYRTGFELDSTELPTNGFTDYEGGNLGHRVQTKGGYFPVPPQDSAQDMRGEMLAAMQSMGVKVEKHHHEVASAQHELGMKFDTLTLLADHMQIYKYCIHNVAQSYGKSATFMPKPVYGDNGSGMHVHQSIWKDGKPVFAGDKYAGLSQECLWYIGGIIKHAKALNAFTNPSTNSYKRLVPGYEAPVLLAYSARNRSASCRIPWTKSPKAKRVEVRFPDPMANPYLAFSALLMAGLDGIRNKIDPGPAMDKDLYELPPRELKKIPTVCGSLREALNSLDKDRAFLKEGGVFSDDQIDSFIELKMTEVLRYEMTPHPIEFVQYYSL; translated from the coding sequence ATGACCACTGCGGCCGAGGTGCTGAAGACGATCCGGGACAACGACGTGCGTTACGTGGACTTCCGGTTCACCGACCCGCGCGGCAAGTGGCAGCACGTCACGTTCGACGTGTCGCTCATCGACGAGGAGATCTTCGACGAAGGCACCATGTTCGACGGCTCCTCGATCGCCGGCTGGAAGGCGATCAACGAGTCCGACATGTTGCTGATGCCGGATCCGGTGACCGCCACGCTGGACCCGTTCTTCTCGGCCGCGACCATGTCGATCGTCTGCGACGTGCTCGAGCCGGCGACCGGCGAGCCCTACGGCCGCGATCCGCGCGGCACCGCCAAGCGCGCCGAGGCCTACCTGCAGCAGACCGGCATCGGCGACACGATCTATGTCGGCCCCGAGGCCGAGTTCTTCGTGTTCGACGACGTCAAGTTCGGCGCCGACCCGTACCGCACCGGCTTCGAGCTCGACTCCACCGAGCTGCCGACCAACGGCTTCACCGACTATGAGGGCGGCAACCTCGGCCACCGGGTGCAGACCAAGGGCGGCTATTTCCCGGTGCCGCCGCAGGATTCGGCGCAGGACATGCGCGGCGAGATGCTCGCGGCCATGCAGTCCATGGGCGTGAAGGTCGAGAAGCACCACCACGAGGTGGCTTCGGCCCAGCACGAGCTCGGCATGAAGTTCGACACGCTGACCCTGCTCGCCGACCACATGCAGATCTACAAGTACTGCATCCACAACGTCGCGCAGAGCTACGGCAAGTCGGCGACGTTCATGCCGAAGCCCGTCTACGGCGACAACGGCTCGGGCATGCACGTCCACCAGTCGATCTGGAAGGACGGCAAGCCGGTCTTCGCCGGCGACAAGTATGCCGGCCTGTCCCAGGAGTGCCTCTGGTACATCGGCGGCATCATCAAGCACGCCAAGGCGCTCAACGCCTTCACCAATCCGTCGACCAACTCGTACAAGCGGCTCGTGCCGGGCTACGAGGCGCCGGTGCTGCTCGCCTACTCGGCGCGCAACCGCTCGGCCTCCTGCCGCATCCCGTGGACCAAGAGCCCGAAGGCCAAGCGCGTCGAGGTCCGCTTCCCCGACCCGATGGCCAACCCCTACCTCGCCTTCTCGGCGCTGCTGATGGCCGGCCTCGACGGTATCCGGAACAAGATCGACCCGGGCCCGGCCATGGACAAGGACCTGTACGAGCTGCCGCCGCGGGAGCTCAAGAAGATCCCGACCGTGTGCGGCTCGCTGCGCGAGGCCCTGAACAGCCTCGACAAGGACCGGGCCTTCCTCAAGGAGGGCGGCGTGTTCTCGGACGACCAGATCGACTCGTTCATCGAGCTGAAGATGACCGAGGTGCTGCGCTACGAGATGACCCCGCACCCGATCGAGTTCGTGCAGTACTACTCGCTGTGA
- a CDS encoding glutamine synthetase beta-grasp domain-containing protein, with product MTKYKLEYIWLDGYTPTPNLRGKTQIKEFDSFPTLEQLPMWGFDGSSTKQAEGGSSDCMLKPVRHFPDPARKNGVLVMCEVMMPDGVTPHESNKRATILDDAGAWFGFEQEYFLYKDGRPLGFPASGYPAPQGPYYTGVGYSNVGDVARKIVEEHLDLCLDAGINHEGINAEVAKGQWEFQIFGKGSKKAADEMWMARYLLQRLCEKYGIDVEYHCKPLGDTDWNGSGMHCNFSTAFMREHGGKAYFEKLMEAFKNAREEHIAVYGPDNHMRLTGKHETASIHEFSYGVADRGASIRVPHSFVNNGYKGYLEDRRPNSQGDPYQIASQVLKTIASVPTEAAAAA from the coding sequence ATGACCAAATATAAGCTCGAGTACATATGGCTCGACGGGTACACGCCGACCCCGAATCTCCGCGGTAAGACGCAGATCAAGGAATTCGACAGCTTCCCGACCCTCGAGCAGCTCCCGATGTGGGGCTTCGACGGCTCGTCCACCAAGCAGGCCGAGGGCGGCAGCTCCGACTGCATGCTGAAGCCCGTGCGCCACTTCCCCGACCCGGCCCGCAAGAACGGCGTGCTGGTGATGTGCGAAGTGATGATGCCGGACGGCGTGACCCCGCACGAGTCCAACAAGCGCGCCACCATCCTGGACGATGCCGGCGCCTGGTTCGGCTTCGAGCAGGAGTACTTCCTGTACAAGGACGGCCGCCCGCTCGGCTTCCCGGCCTCCGGCTACCCGGCGCCGCAGGGCCCGTACTACACCGGCGTCGGCTACTCGAACGTCGGCGACGTCGCCCGCAAGATCGTCGAGGAGCACCTCGACCTCTGCCTCGATGCCGGCATCAACCACGAGGGCATCAACGCCGAGGTGGCCAAGGGCCAGTGGGAATTCCAGATCTTCGGCAAGGGCTCCAAGAAGGCCGCCGACGAGATGTGGATGGCCCGCTACCTCCTGCAGCGCCTCTGCGAGAAGTACGGCATCGACGTCGAGTACCACTGCAAGCCGCTCGGCGACACCGACTGGAACGGGTCGGGCATGCACTGCAACTTCTCGACCGCGTTCATGCGCGAGCACGGCGGCAAGGCCTATTTCGAGAAGCTCATGGAGGCATTCAAGAACGCCCGCGAGGAGCACATCGCCGTCTACGGTCCGGACAACCACATGCGCCTGACCGGCAAGCACGAGACCGCCTCGATCCACGAGTTCTCGTACGGCGTGGCCGACCGCGGCGCCTCGATCCGCGTGCCGCACTCCTTCGTCAACAACGGCTACAAGGGCTACCTGGAAGACCGCCGTCCGAACTCGCAGGGCGACCCCTACCAGATCGCCTCGCAGGTGCTGAAGACGATCGCTTCCGTGCCGACCGAGGCCGCCGCAGCCGCGTAA
- a CDS encoding DUF2735 domain-containing protein gives MAATDPRETAKIYDLSAFRRARETARVVPDAKPAPVPSFGGGAWYHEAAIREDERPRRP, from the coding sequence ATGGCCGCCACGGACCCGCGCGAGACCGCCAAGATCTACGATCTGTCCGCGTTCCGACGCGCGCGCGAGACCGCCCGGGTGGTTCCGGACGCGAAACCCGCGCCCGTGCCGAGCTTCGGCGGGGGCGCCTGGTACCACGAAGCCGCCATCCGCGAGGACGAGCGCCCGCGACGTCCCTGA
- a CDS encoding P-II family nitrogen regulator, giving the protein MKKIEAIIKPFKLDEVKEALQEVGLQGITVIEAKGFGRQKGHTELYRGAEYVVDFLPKVKLEIVLSDALVEGAVEAIRKSAQTGRIGDGKIFVSTIEEAIRIRTGETGTDAI; this is encoded by the coding sequence ATGAAGAAGATCGAAGCGATCATCAAGCCTTTCAAGCTCGACGAGGTGAAGGAGGCGCTCCAGGAGGTCGGTCTCCAGGGCATCACCGTCATCGAGGCGAAGGGGTTCGGCCGTCAGAAGGGCCACACGGAGCTCTACCGGGGCGCCGAGTACGTGGTCGACTTCCTGCCCAAGGTGAAGCTGGAGATCGTCCTGTCCGACGCTCTGGTCGAGGGCGCCGTCGAGGCGATCCGCAAGTCGGCCCAGACCGGCCGCATCGGCGACGGCAAGATCTTCGTCTCGACGATCGAGGAAGCGATCCGCATCCGCACCGGCGAGACCGGCACGGACGCGATCTGA